One window of the Zymoseptoria tritici IPO323 chromosome 12, whole genome shotgun sequence genome contains the following:
- a CDS encoding uncharacterized protein (Secreted small (249aa) protein; pI 6.52. predicted glycosylated on Thr residuos. No reliable hits with protein databases, neither with hypothetical (not significant). Probable M graminicola specific protein (novel gene). unknown function.), which translates to MKNVFAILAVALSATSVLAAPTEKRTACPDKAAAAKYASYGDYKDAKLPHEYTSYGHYRREAEAEAAPVAQPEAEAANTPKAQTYSTYGSYKETKQPENYGKYSNYGDYKKAALPHEYKSYGHYRREEAAVEEAQ; encoded by the exons ATGAAGAACGtcttcgccatcctcgcTGTTGCTCTGTCCGCCACCAGCGTCCTCGCTGCACCCACTGAGAAGAGGACTGCTTGCCCCGACAAGGCTGCCGCCGCGAAG TATGCCTCGTACGGAGACTATAAAGATGCC AAGCTTCCTCATGAGTACACCTCCTACGGGCACTACCGCCGCGAGGCCGAGGCCGAGGCGGCGCCCGTAGCCCAGCCCGAAGCTGAGGCGGCCAACACTCCCAAGGCTCAGACTTACAGCACTTACGGGTCGTACAAAGAGACCAAGCAACCTGAGAACTACGGCAAA TACTCCAACTACGGAGACTATAAAAAGGCTGCTCTGCCCCACGAGTACAAGTCGTACGGACACTACCGTCGCGAGGAGGCTGCTGTGGAGGAGGCCCAGTAG
- a CDS encoding putative mannosidase (hypothetical alpha-1,2-mannosidase (glyco-hydro 92 superfam). Secreted), whose amino-acid sequence MPPRISFATVLSAVVPLIVGVIGHDANNTNILPFIDPLIGTLNGGHVFAGATLPFGMAKAVADVTIEDQAGFSSEGGALIKGFSHMHDSGTGGGSSMGNFPLFAHAGCPNDDVNNCNFTRGSRPVARINGSVEAKPGYFAISLETQIKAEMTVTNHTALYRFTFPDKPTTENTTLSPLILLELTDLPTSTVNGSTCVEDNGRITASGHFTPSFGNQNQLWALHTCVDFQGADVRDTGVFVNNRASAEVKNYTGIVDGLNFPAPLPSGSWVRFNAPKASNQILARVGLSLISVEQACRNAQTEIPDFNFESVHTAAQQAWSEKMSVVQIKPGGVNDSMQTIFWSGLYRSMISPQDYTNENPLWESAEPYYDSYYCIWDSFRSIHPLLTILDPYSQIQMVRSLIDIYRHEGWLPDCRMSLCKGFTQGGSNADVVLAETYLKIGKLAADYGVDWATAYEAVVKDAEVEPPNWGIEGRGGLDSWKSLNYIPTDDFDFKGVGLITRSISRTLEYAYNDFCIAEMAQGLGNMADHEKYIGTSGYWKNMWKSDQTSAINGTDTGFTGFFMPKFQNGTWGFQDPIYCSPLYNFTSCYLNPNGHETYEGSSWLYTFFVPHDMSSLITTVGGPSTFVKRLDYLHEFPGLLYVGDEQAFLTVYQYHHAARPAKSAQRIHSYIPSQFNTSLNGIPGNDDSGAMGSFIALSMMGIFPNAGQDVYYITPPFFEEVSITNKLTGKVATIRNVNFDPEYKNVFIQSVTMNGEPWTKNWFGHKFFLEGGVLELTLGSVESGWGTREEDVPPSVSDQGSGEGMRYFM is encoded by the exons ATGCCTCCTCGCATTTCCTTCGCTACAGTGCTCAGCGCGGTCGTGCCATTGATCGTGGGAGTCATTGGACATGATGCCAACAACACGAATATACTGCCGTTCATAGATCCTCTGATCGGGACTTTAAACGGCGGTCATGTCTTCGCCGGAGCAACGTTACCATTTGGAATGGCGAAGGCTGTGGCCGATGTGACTATCGAGGACCAGGCTGGCTTTTCGAGTGAGGGCGGTGCTCTCATCAAGGGCTTTTCCCACATGCACGATTCGGGAACTGGAGGA GGATCGAGTATGGGCAATTTTCCCTTATTCGCACATGCAGGCTGCCCCAATGACGATGTCAACAACTGCAATTTCACGAGGGGCTCACGCCCGGTCGCTCGAATCAACGGTTCTGTCGAGGCGAAGCCTGGCTACTTTGCCATATCACTGGAGACCCAAATCAAGGCAGAGATGACCGTGACCAACCACACGGCTCTCTACCGCTTTACCTTCCCGGACAAGCCCACGACCGAGAACACTACGCTGAGTCCTCTGATACTCCTCGAGCTGACGGATCTCCCCACATCTACAGTCAACGGTTCCACGTGCGTAGAGGACAATGGTCGCATCACAGCTAGTGGACACTTCACCCCAAGTTTTGGCAACCAGAATCAACTCTGGGCTCTCCATACTTGTGTCGACTTTCAAGGCGCCGACGTCCGCGACACTGGGGTCTTCGTCAACAACAGGGCTTCTGCCGAGGTTAAGAACTACACTGGTATTGTGGACGGCCTCAACTTCCCCGCTCCTCTTCCGTCCGGTTCTTGGGTACGCTTCAATGCACCGAAGGCTTCCAACCAGATCCTCGCTCGCGTGGGTCTGAGCCTCATCAGCGTCGAGCAAGCCTGCCGTAATGCTCAGACCGAAATTCCGGACTTCAACTTCGAGAGCGTCCACACCGCCGCCCAACAAGCATGGTCCGAAAAGATGAGCGTGGTACAGATCAAACCCGGCGGCGTCAACGACAGCATGCAGACGATTTTCTGGAGTGGTCTGTACCGATCAATGATCTCTCCACAGGACTACACGAATGAGAACCCGCTATGGGAGAGTGCAGAACCGTACTACGACTCCTACTACTGCATTTGGGACTCTTTCCGCAGTATCCATCCTTTGCTCACGATCCTGGATCCGTACTCGCAGATCCAAATGGTACGCAGTCTGATCGACATCTACCGACACGAGGGCTGGCTTCCGGACTGTCGCATGTCGCTCTGCAAAGGGTTCACGCAGGGAGGCTCCAATGCCGACGTCGTGCTCGCGGAGACGTACCTCAAAATTGGCAAGCTTGCAGCGGACTATGGCGTTGATTGGGCTACGGCGTATGAAGCTGTCGTCAAAGATGCGGAGGTCGAGCCACCGAATTGGGGGATCGAAGGACGTGGCGGACTGGATTCGTGGAAGTCGTTGAATTACATTCCGACTGATGACTTTGATTTCAAAGGCGTTGGGCTTATTACGAGAAGTATTAGCAGGACGCTGGAGTATGCTTACAATGACTTTTGTATTGCTGAGATGGCGCAGGGGTTGGGAAATATGGCGGATCATGAGAAGTACATTGGGACATCAGGCTACTGGAA GAACATGTGGAAGTCCGATCAAACC AGCGCCATCAACGGTACCGACACCGGCTTCACCGGCTTCTTCATGCCCAAATTCCAAAACGGCACCTGGGGTTTCCAAGACCCCATCTACTGCTCGCCGCTCTACAACTTCACCTCCTGCTACCTCAATCCCAACGGCCACGAAACCTACGAAGGCAGCTCCTGGCTCTACACCTTCTTCGTCCCACACGACATGTCAAGTCTGATCACCACCGTCGGCGGTCCATCGACCTTTGTCAAACGCCTCGACTACCTTCATGAATTCCCTGGCTTGCTTTACGTTGGCGACGAGCAGGCTTTTCTGACGGTGTATCAATACC ACCACGCCGCCCGCCCCGCCAAATCCGCCCAACGCATCCACTCCTACATCCCCTCTCAATTCAACACCTCCCTCAACGGAATCCCCGGCAACGACGACTCCGGCGCCATGGGCTCTTTCATCGCCCTCTCCATGATGGGCATCTTCCCCAACGCCGGCCAGGACGTCTACTACATCACGCCTCCCTTTTTCGAAGAAGTCAGCATCACGAATAAGTTGACGGGCAAAGTCGCTACGATTAGGAATGTGAATTTCGATCCGGAGTATAAGAATGTGTTCATTCAGAGTGTTACGATGAATGGAGAACCTTGGACGAAGAATTGGTTCGGGCATAAGTTTTTCTTGGAGGGTGGCGTGTTGGAATTGACGTTGGGGAGTGTGGAGAGTGGGTGGGGAAccagggaggaggatgtgccGCCTAGTGTTAGTGATCAGGGAAGTGGCGAGGGGATGCGGTATTTTATGTAG